The following coding sequences are from one Ramlibacter henchirensis window:
- the rpsE gene encoding 30S ribosomal protein S5, which translates to MAKIQANRQAEGPEDGLREKMIAVNRVTKVVKGGRILGFAALTVVGDGDGRVGMGKGKSKEVPAAVQKAMEEARRNMRKVSLKNGTLHHNVVGRHGAAHVIMAPAPKGTGIIAGGPMRAVFEVMGITDIVAKSHGSTNPYNMVRATLDALKNSTTPSEVAAKRGKSVEDLFAA; encoded by the coding sequence ATGGCAAAGATTCAAGCGAACCGGCAGGCTGAGGGTCCGGAGGACGGCCTCAGGGAAAAGATGATCGCGGTGAACCGCGTCACCAAGGTGGTCAAGGGCGGCCGGATTCTCGGTTTCGCCGCGCTGACCGTCGTGGGCGATGGCGACGGCCGCGTCGGCATGGGCAAGGGCAAGTCCAAGGAAGTGCCCGCGGCCGTGCAGAAGGCCATGGAAGAGGCCCGCCGCAACATGCGCAAGGTGTCGCTCAAGAACGGCACGCTGCACCACAACGTGGTCGGCCGCCACGGCGCCGCGCACGTGATCATGGCGCCGGCCCCCAAGGGCACCGGCATCATCGCCGGCGGCCCGATGCGCGCGGTGTTCGAAGTCATGGGCATCACCGACATCGTGGCCAAGAGCCATGGTTCGACCAACCCGTACAACATGGTCCGGGCGACCCTCGACGCGCTGAAGAACTCCACCACACCCTCGGAAGTGGCGGCCAAGCGCGGCAAGTCGGTCGAAGACCTGTTCGCCGCCTGA
- the rpmD gene encoding 50S ribosomal protein L30, with protein MATQQNTVKVQLVRSPIGTKESHRATVRGLGLRKLNSVSELQDTPAVRGMINKISYLVKVL; from the coding sequence ATGGCGACCCAACAAAACACGGTCAAGGTGCAGCTGGTGCGCAGCCCCATCGGCACCAAGGAATCGCATCGCGCCACGGTGCGCGGTCTGGGCCTGCGCAAGCTCAACTCGGTCTCCGAGCTGCAGGACACGCCGGCGGTGCGCGGGATGATCAACAAGATCAGCTACCTGGTGAAGGTGCTCTGA
- the rplO gene encoding 50S ribosomal protein L15, whose amino-acid sequence MELNNLKSAPGARKARRRVGRGIGSGLGKTAGRGHKGQKSRAGGYHKVGFEGGQMPLQRRLPKRGFKSQSLKFNGEVTLTSLEKLGAAEVDLLTLKQAGLVGEMIKNVKVIKSGELKRAVKLTGIGATAGAKAAIEAAGGSLA is encoded by the coding sequence ATGGAACTGAACAACCTCAAGTCCGCCCCGGGCGCCCGCAAGGCGCGCCGCCGCGTCGGACGCGGCATCGGCTCGGGCCTGGGCAAGACCGCGGGCCGCGGCCACAAGGGCCAGAAGTCCCGCGCCGGCGGCTATCACAAGGTCGGCTTCGAAGGCGGCCAGATGCCGCTGCAGCGCCGCCTGCCCAAGCGCGGCTTCAAGTCGCAGTCGCTCAAGTTCAACGGTGAGGTCACGCTGACCTCGCTGGAGAAGCTGGGCGCGGCAGAAGTCGACCTGCTCACGCTGAAGCAGGCCGGCCTGGTCGGCGAAATGATCAAGAACGTCAAGGTCATCAAGTCCGGCGAGCTCAAGCGCGCCGTCAAGCTGACCGGCATCGGCGCGACCGCCGGGGCCAAGGCCGCCATCGAGGCGGCTGGCGGCAGCCTGGCCTGA